AGATTCCTGCGACTTACATATGGAACAGACCAGCTATGACGCCTCTAAGGCCCTTGATGTCTGTGTGATTGCCCTGGAATGGATTGCTAACTTCACTGATTTGAATAGCTTATCGCTTTTTGAAGATGTGTCTTTGCGTTATGCTAAACAGGCTAAGCAAGTCGGGCAACCGGACCTGATCATTATTCCAGGGACGGCCAATCCTCTCAGAGCCTTAAAAGACTTAGAAGACCGGGACTTGGCAAGAGCCATTCAAGCAGCCGTAGGAAAGGGCAGTCACTTGATTGCCTTAGGGGCAGGGCAAACCCTCTTGGGTCAGACTTTAAGCGATGAAGCTGGCAACAGCTACCCTGGTCTGGATATTTTCCCCTACCAATCGACCTTAACTGGGGCTCATGAGGTCTACCAGACCCAATGTCAAACGACTTATCCGCTCCATGAAGCTGGCGAGAAAGAGGGCTATGCCTTAGCGGCCTATGAAGTCCGGATCTATACTATCCAAAGTCAGGACCACTTAAGCCCCTTTGCCCGGGTAGTTAAACGCAACGGGACAAGCTTTTCGGGAAATGAAGGTTATTGCTTAGAAGAGGGCCGTTTAATTGCAAGTAATTTACATGGATTATTTGACAATACTGCCTGGACCTATGCTTATTTACAGGCATTGGCTAAGAAGAAAGGCGTCAAACTCCAAGGCCAGCTTCCCCAAACTTATGCAGCAGTGATGGAGGAACAATTCCAGGAACTCGCCCACCATGTTCTTGACCATATTGATAAGGAAGCCTTAGACCGAATTATTGAAGGAGAAGAATAAGATGGCAATTTATACACGAAGCGGTGACCAGGGCATGACCCGACTGTACGGAGGCCACAGTGTTTCGAAGGCTTCTGAGCGGGTAGGAACTTATGGGGCGATTGACCAGTTAAATGCCAGTGTGGGCTACCTGGCCGCCCTGGTCGATCCCAAATATGACCAGGTTCAAAGCCAACTTCTGGCTATCCAACAAGATTTGTTTGATTGCGGGAGTGATTATGCTACCCTAGACCAAGAACGTCCCTATAAGGTAAAAAGTGGTCTGGCTGACAAGTTAGAAGCTTGGATTGATGATTATACTGAAGCAACCCCCAGCATTAAAAAGTTTGTCCTCCCCCGGGGCACTCAGGCTGCTAGCTTCTGTCATATGCTAAGAACGCAAACTCGGACTTTAGAACGGCAACTGGTTCAATTTAGCCAAGTAAGCCAGGATTATAATCCCCAAGTTTTGCCTTATATTAACCGTTTATCAGACTATTTCTTTAGCTTGGCCCGGGCTTTAAACCATTATGAGAATTATAAGGAGGTCCCCTATAAAAATAGTCGCGATATTTTTTCATAAGGTAGTCCAGGAACAAAAGAGTCATAAAGGAGCTTAACCATGTATCCAGTCATGTTAGATATCAGTCACTGGTCAGTTCTCATCATTGGTGGTGGGAGGATCGCTGAGCGAAAATTACAGGGACTTATAAAGGAAGCGGGACAGGTTACGGTCTTGGCTCCTCAAGTGACTGAGCGGATTGCTGACTGGGTCAGTAAAGGGCAAGTGATCTGGTTGCAGCAAGCCTACCAGGGCCCTGTAGATTTACAGGGTTATCAGATGGTCTTTGCCTGTACTGATCATTCAGAGGTCAACCAGGCGATTGCGGAAGAACTTGGGCCAGGGCAATTGATCAACCAGACTGGGAACAAGCGAGCGTCGAACTTCTTTAATATGAAAACCATTAACCATGAGGGCTACTTGATTGCCATTTCCAGTCAAGGACAGTCACCAGCAGGGGCTAAGGCCCTGGGAGAAAGTATTGCATCTTATCTAAAAGACAAGGAGAATTGGATTTGACCACTTATCGTATCGGAACGCGAAGCAGCCGGCTAGCCATGCAACAAAGTTTAGAAGTTGTCAGGGCTTTGGAGGCTGTTTACCCGCAGGATGAATTTCAATTAGTCAAATTATCCACCAAGGGAGACAAGGATAAGTCCTCCCCCCTCTCTAAAATTGGGGGCAAGGGGGTCTTTGTCCGCTGGATTGAGCAGGCCCTAGTCCAAGGCCAGGTCGATTTTATTGTCCATAGTCTAAAAGATGTCCCTAGCCAATTAGCCCAAGGGACGGTCTTGGCTGCTATTCCTCAGCGCCAAGACCCTGGAGATGTGATCCTGACTGCTAAGGGGATGGACTGGCGCGACTTGCCTGAAGGTGCTAGGGTAGGGACAGGGAGTTTACGCCGCTTGGCCCAACTGCACGCCCTAAGACCAGATTTGGAGATTGTCCATGTTCGCGGGAATATTGATAGTCGTTTGGATAAACTTGCTCGTGGCGATTTCCAGGCCCTGGTCCTCGCTACGGCGGGCCTTAAACGCTTGCAGCTCCTTGACTATCCTTTTGACTCCCAGCGCTTTAACCAAAAAGAAGCCAATAGTGAGGCCCATATCCTCAATAACTATGAACTCCAGGCCCATGCCTTTAGCCTGGATGAAATGATTCCTGCAGTGGGGCAAGGGGCCTTGGCAGTCCAATGCCTGAGTGATGATCACGAAACCAGACAAGTCCTCCAAGCCATTGATGATCCCGAAACCCACCAGGCAGTGGCTTGTGAACGGGTGGTCCTCAAAGCCTTAGGGGCTGATTGTAACTATCCGGTGGGCGCCTATGGTCAAATGAAGGACCAAGTCCTCCAATTAACCGCCATGATTGGTCGTCAGGACGGCTTAGCCTTGGTTCGTAGCCAATTAGAAGCTCCCCTAGACCAAGCCCAAGCCCTAGGCCAAGCGGTTTACCAAGACCTCTTGGACCAAGGAGCAGGAAAATGGTTAGACCAAGGTGACGGCAATGACTAGACTTCTATGGACGGCTTCACGCCCCTTGGCTAAAAAGCAGTCAGCTCGCTTAGAGCAAGCGGGCTACCAGCCGGACTGGTTGCCGGTCATCCAACTCGAGCCTCTCGACCAGGTGAGTGACTTAAAGCTTCAACAAGGAGATGCCTTTTTCTTTGTTAGTCGCATGGCTGGCCAAGCTGCTTTTAAGCATTTACTCCCTAGTGCTCCTTTAAGTCAACATTACTTTTTTTCCAGTAGCCAGCAAACGGGACGCTACCTTAGCCAAACCTACCCCATTGCTTGCCAAGCCCTGACCCATGGGGGGACCAGTCAAGAAGCCTTTAATCAGTTCAACAAAATCAAGGACCATTACCAGCCTAGGATTGACCGCCTTATTGTTCCCATTAGTCCCCAAAGCCAGGGCAAGTACCAGGCTCTAGGGCAAACTTACCTGCCTGATATAAGTATTCAGGAGTGGATCGTTTATCAAAAACAAGTCAACCGGAGAATTGGTCAATCACTCCAAGCCGCCATCAGCCAGGCTAGCCAAGCAGCGCCCCTAGCTATAACCATCGCGAGCGCCAGTGCCTGGCAAGCCATGGTGAACTTAGTGTCTTTGCCTGTCTTAGAGCAGAAAAGGTCTGCCATCCAATTGTGGACAATTGGTCCCTTGGCTAGTCAATCTATCCTTAAAAGTAGCTCCCAACTTAACCCCTACCATGAAGCCGACCAGTCGAATTTTGCTGGCTTGGTAGAGAGTCTGATCACTTACAAGACATAAAAAAACAGCCTAGCTTAAGGAAACTTCCCTTTAAGCAAGGCTGCTTTTTTAATAGTTTAAGTCATCCCTTTTAAATAGTAGGTAACCAGTCGAGTACCTTTTTAATTTCTGGGTCCCAGTAGTCCCAACCGTGTTCTCCAGGGTTCTCATGGTAGGAGAGCTCTAAAACATCGCCAAAGCGGTCCTTGAAGTGACGGTTTTGTTCGATTAAGTCATCTTCTGTGCCACAGGTCAAATAAACTTTAGGTAAGTCGATTTTATTATCAATGGTTTGTTGGACCAAGTAATAAATATCATTGTCAGTTTTGGCGGGAGACTCCTCGTCAAAGAGCATTTGATGTTCGAAAGGAGACTCAGGATCAGGCCCTTGGGCAAAGACATTGACCAGGTCGGTGACTCCCGATAGGCTAGCCACATAGCCATATTTTTCCGGATAGGTGAAGGCCGCCTTCAAAGCGCCAAAGCCGCCCATGGAAGCACCAGCAATATAGGTGTCTTCCCGTTTAGTTGACACCGGAAGCATGGTTTGGATGATTTCAGGCAGTTCGACACTAATGAAATTGCTATAGGGGTAACCAATGGCATTGTTGATATACCAGCCGCGGTGGGTGGTAGGTAGGACAATGACCAAGTCCAGGTCACGAGCATAGCGTTCTAGGGAAGTGAAACGGAGCCAACCATCCTCATTACTGGATAGGCCGTGTAAGAGATAGAGGACCCGGTAAGGGGGTTTTAAGCTTTGGCGTTTATCTTCTGGAGTCCGGGCACAGTTTTGAGGGAAAATGATATTGACATGGACATCCATGCGCAAACTGTCTGAGTAAAGCGTGGTCTGTAAAAGAGTCATGGGAATACCTCCTGAATATTTTCTTATTATCATTATAACTAAAAGACCAAGTAAAGGCGATTGATCCGGTAGGGCACTTAGATCAAATCTTATTGATTGATCTCTCTAAATTAACCGCTAAACCTAGCTAAAATAAGTAAACTTGGTATAATGAAAGCATTGACAGAAGTAATGAAGAATTGGAGGATGAGTGATGAAATTTGTCAGCAATGAAAATTTTACCAATCATGTTTACTTAGTGGAGGCTGGTCAGGACTTAAACATGGTCGACCAGGCCACCCAAGACTATTTAAAAGACCAACTGGACTTTAAGGGCGAAGCTAAGCAAGTCTATCGCTCACTAGGTCCTAATAGCCAAAACTTAGTTTTAGTCGGCCTAGGAGAAAAGCCTCAACGCGATAACTATGTGCTGGCGGCTTTCTTAGCAGCTAAGGAATTAAAGGCAGCTAAGGTTGAAGCAGCCAATGTTTCCTTTGCGGCTACGGACCGTGCTGCCCTAGAAGGGGTTATTGAAGGTTTCTTACAAAGCGACTATCGTTTTGACCGTTACCTCAGTGACAAAGCTACAACTTCCCTAGCGAAGATTAATCTGCCTAAAAAAGTCGCTGATCTTGACCAAGTCGTTGAGGAAGTGACCCATTTAGTTGAAGGAATTAATGCGACCCGCGATTTAGTCAATACCCCTTCTAACCATCTCAGCCCGGCGCAAATGGCTGACCAAGCCAAGGACTTATTAACTGGGCTCGGGGTAGAAGTGGAAATCTTTGATAAACAGCAAATTGAAGACTTGGGCATGGAAGCCCTCCTAGCGGTTAATGCCGGTTCGGTCAATGAACCCCGCTTCCTCGTGATGAACTATCTCCCCCAAGGCCCAGAAGAAAAAGCCATCGCCTTAGTCGGCAAGGGGATTACCTATGACTCCGGTGGTTATGCCTTAAAACCAGCCAACTCCATGATCGATATGAAGGATGACATGGCTGGGGCTGCCGCTGTAATTGGTAGTATTTACGCCTTAGCCAAAAACAAGGTCAATAAAAACGTTGTGGGTGTGGCGGCTATCACGGAAAACTTGGTCTCTGCCAGCTCCTATAAAAATGGGGACATTATTGGTTCCATGAAGGGAACAACGATTGAGGTCTTGAATACTGACGCTGAAGGTCGGGTGACCTTGGCGGATTCAATTTACTATGCAGCTGCTAAAGTGAATAGTGAATGTGTGATTGACCTAGCAACCTTAACGGGGGCTTGCTTAGTCGCTCTCGGTGAACGGACAGCTGGGGCGATGACCAATGATTCAGATCTCTTCCAAGCAGTAGACCAAGCTGCTGACAGTGTTGGTGAACCGATTTGGCAATTACCGGCACCAGAAGAATTACGAGAAGCCGTTAAGGGCACCAATGCTGACTTAAGAAACTCTACCGGACGCAATGGGGGAACCATTACTGCAGGGGTCTTCTTAGAACACTTTGTGGAAGGCAAGCCCTGGGTTCACTTGGATATTGCTGGCCCTGCCTTCGGGGAAAAAGCCTACCGCTACCTCCCTCAAGGCGCAACCGGTGTTCCAGTCAAAACCTTATACCAATTTGTTAAAGGACAAGCTGAAACCAAGTAGCTGTCTATGTTATTGCTAGTAATGAAACTGGCTTAATCTAATGGTAATCGGCCTCCCATAGTCTTCCATGGCTAAAGGGGCCGATTTTCTTTTTAGCCACTTTGGCCTAAAGCTTTAAAAATGAGAGTAAAGCGGGTAAAATTGAAGTGACGTCAGTTGAAGGATTTAATGAGGAGGATCTTCTATGGTAAAAATGATACTGGATTTAGATACAGGGGTTGACGATGCCCTGGCCATTGCTTATGCATGTGCCTCAGCAGAAGTCGACTTGCTTGGTATCACGGGGACCTATGGCAATGTGTTGATGGAAACAGGTCTGAAAAATGCCAGTCAATTATTGGATTTATTTGGTCAAGGCCAGGTCCCAGTTTACCCCGGCCTAGACCATGCCTCGGATAAGGAAGACTTTGAAGTGCAAGAAGTCTCAGCTCTGATCCACGGTAAAAATGGTCTGGGTGAGGTTGATTTGGGTGACCGGCCTGTTAAGCAAGCCGCTGGCAATGCGGTTGACTTTATCCTCGAATCGGCTAAAAAGTATGGAAAAGATTTGAAAATTGTCGCTACCGGTCCTATGACTAACTTAGCCGCAGCCATTGATAAGGACTTCGATAGCTTATCCCAAGTCGGTGAAATTGTTATTATGGGCGGAGCCTTGACAGTATGCGGTAATGTGTCGCCTTTTGCAGAGGCTAATATTAGCCAAGACCCCGCAGCCGCTGATAAATTATTCCGGTCGGGCTTACCGGTCACCATGGTGGGATTAGACGTGACCTTACGCACCCTCTTGACCTATAAGGAAACCAAAATTTGGCGGGACTTAGGCACTGAGGCTGGGGAGAAGATGGCTGATATTGTGGACTATTACATTAAATCCTACGAAGTCACCTCGCCCCACTTAAAAGGTTGTGCCCTCCATGACCCACTAGCCGTGGCGGTTGCCGTTCAAGGAGACTTAGTTGACTGCCTACCTTTAGCCATGAAGGTTGAAACTGAAGGCGAAAGTCGGGGACGGACTATTGGCGATAATGACCGTTTAAATGATCCTAATCCTAGTGTCCGAGTAGCCGTGGCGGTTGATGTGGACCGATTCTTAAATGAATTTATGACCCGTTTGACCCAGCTCTTTAAAGAGCATTAAAAATAAATACGATCCAATAAAATAAAAGTGCTAGTATCACTCTTAAGTCTTTTAAGAAGTTGATACTAGCACTTTTTAATTGCTTATTTATCTGAGTGTCCTCCATCAATTTAGCCTTAATTGGCTTGCTCTTCTTCGTCGATAGTGAGTTGGTAATGTTCATCGCCGAGTTGATTGACCATGAACTTATCGATATAGGAGAGGGCTTTGATAAAGTCAGAGCCGGAAAATTCATGCTTACCGCCAGGGATCATTTCTAAATGAGCCTTGGGAAAAAGCTCAGCGGCCTTTTGGGCATAGACTGGGGGAACGAGAACATCATCTTCCCCATGGACAATGAGAACTGGGCCAGGATAGGAAGTAGTGATGTCCTCCACATCCACCTTAAGCATGTCTTCGATATAGTAACGGCTAACCGATACTCCCATGATATCGATGGAGTCAGGAATTTCTTCTTTGTCCGGGACAAAGTCGTGGACTAGGCTGGGCATATTGAAGGCAGGATAGAGTAGGATCATCCCCTGGATATCCTCGGGGTGTTTAGCTGCCATCATGGTAGCCACGAGACCGCCCTGACTATCTCCCAATAGGTAGGTTTGACTGGAATCAATTGCTTTATAGTTAGTGAGCTTTTGGTAAATGGCTTCCAGGTCAGCCAACTCAGTTAATACGGTCATATCGGAAAAGTCGCCATCACTACTATTTAGGGGAGCCCCACCGATAAAGTCAAAAACATAGGCAGCTACCCCACGTTTCGCTAAATGAGTGGCGTAAGGGGTGGTGGTTAAATCGGTTTGGTTAATCCCGTGGGCGAGGATAGTTAACGGCCAGGATTCTTGGTCGCCCTTGGGCAAGAAGAGCTTACCGTGTATTTTAAAACCATCCCGCATGACATTTAATTCATATTGAACATAGTCCTCAGTCTGACTCAAAACGGTTAATTGGTCCAGTTCAGTCGCTGGGTCACTGGCTGGCTGTGTTTCATCCTCTTGCTCAGTTTGTGGGGACTTACTTTCTGTTTGGTCCTCCTGGCTAGCCTGCTCAGGGTTAGTAGAGTCTGGCTTTTGTCCACAGGCAAAGAGCAGACCGGTCATTAAGAGTAGGAGTAATTTTTTTATTGTCATTATGATCCTTCCTTATTTTTAATGCTTACGGAATAAGGCCCGCACGCGTTTACGGTTATCCCGGCGAATATACTTGGCTGAAGTGGTCCGGTTCCCTAGGTAAGTGATACTAGAAACGGTAAAAATAGCTAATCCGATAGCCACGGTACTCATAAAGGTCTCTAGCAATTGACTAGAAAATAAGTCAAAGTCGCGTTGAAAAAGATAGAGGGCAGTCCGGTAAAGTCCCCCACCAGGGACGATGGGGATAAAACCCGGAATGAAAAATAAGGTCACCGGTTGGTGGAAACGATTGGCCGCCCACTGGGACATAGCGGCAATGACTAGGCTGGCCCAATAAGAGGACCAGACCGGACTCGATCCTGCTAGGACCTGGGTGAAGTAGTAGGTTAACCAGCCAAACATCCCAATCAAGGAGACTTGGAAAATCATTCTTTTAGGAACCTCAAAGACATAGGCGCAAAAAAAGCCTACGGTCAGTGAAAAAAAGGCATGGTAAAGAAATAAAGCAATCATATAAAGACTCCTTCTAAGATAAGAAAGGCGATGATTGAACCCAAGGCTAGACTACCTGCAGTGAGGAGGGCTTCCACTAAACGGGAAGAGCCGGCAATGAAATCCTCATGGAAAAGGTCACGGACAGCGGTGGTGAAGGGAGTTCCTGGCACTAGGGGCATGAGAGAGGCGATCACCACGGTTCCGCTGGCTAAATCAGGCCACAGATACATTTGAAAGAGGTGGGGCAGGAGAGTGACGACGCTTGCTTGAATGACATTGGTAAAGAAAGTTCCAAAATTAAAGCGGTTACTACCTAGAAATAAAAGCGCCAAGACTAGGCCGTTAATAGCTGCTGTTAAACCTTCAAAGGGACCACCATCAAAAAGAAAGGTAAAGCAAAAAGTCATTCCCCATATTCCTAAGGCCATTCGGTTAGGATTATAGAGGTTACGACCCGAACGGATGTTGTATAAGAGGGTATAAGTTTGGTCAATGTCTAGCTGGCCTTGGACGAAATAATCAGTTATCCGGGTCACTTGACCAATTTTATTGAGATTGTTGCTGTGGCTGGTGATCCGTTTCACTCCCACAAAAGCCCCGCTCTCAAATTTAGGATCGTCAATAATGGCCAATAAATTGGTTGAAAAAGAACAGCCGACCGCAAAAGCTGCCTGGGAAAGACTAAGAATCTTATTCATGGTATCTTCTACCCGATAAGATTCTGCCTGACTTTCACACATAATTTGTCCGGCAAGTAAGGCTAATTCTAAGAGTTTTTTGACTTGCTGTTGCCCCATAGACATCACTTTCTAATGGTATTTGCCCTTGTACTTGGCAGAAGGTTAAGTGGCCTGATCCGAGTGTTAGTGTCGCTCTTTAAGTAAGTTAGCAATCACTTGGGCGACCCCATCCTCCTTGTTGCTAGGTGCTAGGTAGTTTGCCTGGTCTTTGACCAATTGACTGGCATTAGCCATGGCATAAGAATATTTGACCGGGTGGAACATGGAAATATCATTATGAGAGTCGCCGATGGTGAGTATTTCATCGCTCTGATAGCCTTTGGAATGGGCATAGGCCATTAAAGCATTGCCCTTAGTGGCATCACGCTGGGTAATTTCTAAATTATCGGGACCGGAGGAAGAGACCGCTAATTCTGGATGGCTATCGAAATGCTCAATAAATTGCTGGAGAATAGCATGGTCTTCAGAAAAGACCATGACTTTTAAGGCAGGCTCATTTTCCCCATTAATATAGTCCCTAATATCACGGATATAATTGGTATCAAAGATAAATTGGGCCGCACTTGCCATGGCCTTGGGGTCGCCCTGGCTAATGGCCTTAATTTGGTCGATAAAAGTTTCTGGATTATAGAGATAGTATTGGTTTTGGGTCATAATGGAATAATTAATGCTGTAATAGTTAAAGTAATCCAGCAGCTCACTAAGGAGTTGACCGGAAAAATATTTTTGCTGGCTGGCTTTACCATTAATGTCAGTAAAAACTGCCCCATTTAAATTAATCATCGGGCAGCGTAAGTCTTGCATATCTAGTAAAGGTTGGGCTGAGTGATAACCCCGTCCGGTAGCTACCATAAATTCAATTCCCTGGTCTTTTAAGGACAAGATCGCCTGACGGTTAGCATCAGAAATGACATGGTGGTCATTGAGTAGGGTACCATCCATATCAGTGACAAATAGTTTAATCAAGTAAGTCATCCTCCTTTGTCAAAATCCGATTCTTTGCCCCTAGTATAGCAGAAGCGCTTCTGACTTCCCATTGTCATGGGTGAAAACGCAATCCTTTGGGAAAGAAGTTTTTAACTGTTCCTTGGACTTGTTTGCCAAAGCTAATGACCATCCCTTGGTAAACTAAGAGGACCCAACCTTGGTTGCCAGGATAAGCTAAGGTGAGACCTTGAACATAATTTACCCAGTCATCGTAGCTGATTTCAATTTGAGGATAAGTGGCTTTGGGAGCCAAGGCCATGGCCCAAGCATAGCTGGGTTGGAAACGATTTTTAAGTAAGCTCCCTAGGTGGAGACCCAGACGGAGACTGTGTAATTGATTGAGGGGGCCTTCCATCAGCATCTGATAAGTGAGGCCAGGAGGGAGGAGCCAAACCTGGTCGCCTTTAGCAATCACTTCTCGATCTTGGTAGTCCTCATTAGGGAAGGCTTGGGTTAAGGCAGCGAGATTTTTCTTTTCTTCTGGCTCTAATAAGCGGTAGGGTGAAGCTTTAGCCTTACCTGCATGTCTTTTGCCCTTTTTAGGACGTTTCTTCTTAGCTTTTGGTACTACTTGGTCAGTATTAAGACTGTCTTTGGCCTTGAGCCGGGCAATAAAGTGGCCCTCGCCGATGGAACGATGGGGCCAAATTCTCACACAGGCGGAGAGATCATAGGCAGATTGACTCCAGTCACTTCGGCCTCTAGAGATCGTTTCAGCAGGAAATTGGTCAATCCATTCTAAGTCAAAGTCCCCTTGGTCCAATAGCCAGGCAATAATCTCTTCGTTTTCCTCTGGGGAGAAGGTACAGGTGGAATAGATTAATTGACCGCCTGCTTTTAGCATTCGAACTGCTTGGCTCAGAATTTCCTTTTGCCGCTCTTGGCAGAGGAGGGGCGTCTCTTTACTCCAGCCCTCACGAGCCGCTTGACTTTTGGTAAACATGCCTTCACCGGAACAGGGGGCGTCAACCAGGATCTTATCGAAAAAGCCCGGGAAATATGCAGCCAGACTTTCGGGATCGTGGTTGGTTACCAGCGCGTTGGAAATGCCCATTCTTTCAATGTTTTCGGCTAAGATCTTGGCCCGCTTCGGAATAATTTCATTAGCGACCAAGAGCCCTTGACCCTGCATATCAGCAGCAATCTGAGTAGACTTTCCTCCTGGTGCGGCACAGAGGTCAAGGATTTTTTCTCCCGGCTGGGCTTGGACCACACTAGCAACCGCCATGGCTGAAGCTTCCTGGCTATAGACCAGTCCAGCTTGATGGAGGGGAGAGTTTCCGTCGACTTGACCTAAATACCCCCATGGACTATAAGGACAGGGGGTTAATTCTTCTGCAAAGTAAGATTGACAAATGGCTTGGGCCTTGGCTTTTAGGGGGTTGATACGAAAGGCTTTTTGGGCCTCTTCTTTATTAAGAGCGGCGAAGAAGTCAGCGGCTTCATCGCCTAGGAGCTGGTTAAATTTATCGATAAATTCCAAAGCTAGCGACATGGTTATTTTCCTTTCTGGCTTAATAAGTGCATATTACCATAGAATGAGCCATGCTCCAATAAGAATTCAAGGGACAAAGGAACAGAAAAGAAGGCGGTTTCTATGCTATAATTTAAAGTGTAAAATGTTTAAAAAATACCCCGGTTAGAGGCTAGAAAATAAATAAGGAGGAAGATCTTTCCATGTTTTTTATTGATACGTCACGCCATGGTCAAGCGGTTTATGATCCTATTGTTAACCAATCGCTGGATAATTATCTGATCAATGATCTAGCCCTTGAAGGCCACGGTTTAATTATGTATATTAATGCTCCCTGTGTCATTATCGGTAAAAATCAAAATGCCTATGCAGAAGTTGATCTAGACTATTTAGAAAAGAATGATATCACCTTAGTCCGGCGTACGGGTGGTGGGGGAGCTGTTTATCAAGACTATGGCAACATTGTCTTTGAGAATATTGTCGTTGGCGATACCTCACATTATGGTGATTTTTCTTACTATGCCCAACCGATTATTGATGCCTTGACTGCTCTAGGAATTGAAGGGGTCCAAATCAAAGGTCGTAACGACATT
This genomic stretch from Aerococcus mictus harbors:
- a CDS encoding threonine/serine exporter family protein: MGQQQVKKLLELALLAGQIMCESQAESYRVEDTMNKILSLSQAAFAVGCSFSTNLLAIIDDPKFESGAFVGVKRITSHSNNLNKIGQVTRITDYFVQGQLDIDQTYTLLYNIRSGRNLYNPNRMALGIWGMTFCFTFLFDGGPFEGLTAAINGLVLALLFLGSNRFNFGTFFTNVIQASVVTLLPHLFQMYLWPDLASGTVVIASLMPLVPGTPFTTAVRDLFHEDFIAGSSRLVEALLTAGSLALGSIIAFLILEGVFI
- a CDS encoding RsmB/NOP family class I SAM-dependent RNA methyltransferase, producing the protein MSLALEFIDKFNQLLGDEAADFFAALNKEEAQKAFRINPLKAKAQAICQSYFAEELTPCPYSPWGYLGQVDGNSPLHQAGLVYSQEASAMAVASVVQAQPGEKILDLCAAPGGKSTQIAADMQGQGLLVANEIIPKRAKILAENIERMGISNALVTNHDPESLAAYFPGFFDKILVDAPCSGEGMFTKSQAAREGWSKETPLLCQERQKEILSQAVRMLKAGGQLIYSTCTFSPEENEEIIAWLLDQGDFDLEWIDQFPAETISRGRSDWSQSAYDLSACVRIWPHRSIGEGHFIARLKAKDSLNTDQVVPKAKKKRPKKGKRHAGKAKASPYRLLEPEEKKNLAALTQAFPNEDYQDREVIAKGDQVWLLPPGLTYQMLMEGPLNQLHSLRLGLHLGSLLKNRFQPSYAWAMALAPKATYPQIEISYDDWVNYVQGLTLAYPGNQGWVLLVYQGMVISFGKQVQGTVKNFFPKGLRFHP
- a CDS encoding Cof-type HAD-IIB family hydrolase, whose protein sequence is MIKLFVTDMDGTLLNDHHVISDANRQAILSLKDQGIEFMVATGRGYHSAQPLLDMQDLRCPMINLNGAVFTDINGKASQQKYFSGQLLSELLDYFNYYSINYSIMTQNQYYLYNPETFIDQIKAISQGDPKAMASAAQFIFDTNYIRDIRDYINGENEPALKVMVFSEDHAILQQFIEHFDSHPELAVSSSGPDNLEITQRDATKGNALMAYAHSKGYQSDEILTIGDSHNDISMFHPVKYSYAMANASQLVKDQANYLAPSNKEDGVAQVIANLLKERH
- a CDS encoding threonine/serine exporter family protein, yielding MIALFLYHAFFSLTVGFFCAYVFEVPKRMIFQVSLIGMFGWLTYYFTQVLAGSSPVWSSYWASLVIAAMSQWAANRFHQPVTLFFIPGFIPIVPGGGLYRTALYLFQRDFDLFSSQLLETFMSTVAIGLAIFTVSSITYLGNRTTSAKYIRRDNRKRVRALFRKH